The sequence CGCAGGAGATCGCGCCGCGGTCGCCGCGTTCTTGAGCGGCGACTTCCCGCCGTGCTCGATCGAGGATGTTGCGACGATCGACGTGCCCGTACTCGTCGTGAGCGGCGACCAGGACGTCGTGCTGGGGACCGGCCGCCGCGTCACCGAAACGCTGCCGCGCGGGAATTATCTCGAAGTCGCCGGCGCCGACCATTTCACGCTGGCAGTGAACGAGGATGTCCAGCGCGCGGTGGCCGACTTCGTGGTCGGCGCTTCACGTTAGCGCCGTTCCTCACGATCTTCTCGGAATCGTCCTCACGCGGCGGCCGTCTTACCATCGCCGTACGGTCACCAAGGAGGTCGTTTGCCTCGCCTGTACGATCGCGCCGTCGAGGTTTTCCGCAGCCGCCACTACAGCCCTCAGACGCAGAAGTCGTACCTCCACTGGATCGGCCGGTACCTCCGGTTCCACGGCGGTGCCGATCCTCGCACGCTGTCCGAGGTGGACGTCAACGCGTTCCTGAGCGATCTGGCCGTCACCCACAAGGTCGCGGCCGCCACCCAGAACCAAGCGCTGGCTGCGCTGCTCTTTTTCTACGAGCATGTCCTCGAGCGGCCGCTCGACCGCGTCGAGGGGGTCGTGCGAGCGCGGAAGCCCAAGCGGATGCCCGTCGCTCTCACCCGGGACGAGGTAGGTGTTATGTTCGAGCATCTCGAGGGCGTCCCGCTCCTGGTATGCAAGATCCTCTACGGCGCCGGGCTGCGCTTAACGGAGGGGCTTTCGCTGCGCGTGAAGGACCTGGACTTCGGCCGGCAAGAGTTCCTCGTTCGCGACGGCAAGGGAGCCAAGGATCGGGTCACGATGCTGCCCGAGGCGCTGCGCGGGCCGCTGGAGCAGCACCTCCGCGTCATTCGCAGACAACACGCGAAGGATCTGGCTCGGGGGCTTGGACGCGTGCCGATGCCGACCGCTCTCGCGCGGAAGTACCCGAGAGCCGATCGGGAGTGGGGATGGCAATGGGTGTTCCCTGCGACGTCCCACTACCG is a genomic window of Actinomycetota bacterium containing:
- a CDS encoding integron integrase; the encoded protein is MPRLYDRAVEVFRSRHYSPQTQKSYLHWIGRYLRFHGGADPRTLSEVDVNAFLSDLAVTHKVAAATQNQALAALLFFYEHVLERPLDRVEGVVRARKPKRMPVALTRDEVGVMFEHLEGVPLLVCKILYGAGLRLTEGLSLRVKDLDFGRQEFLVRDGKGAKDRVTMLPEALRGPLEQHLRVIRRQHAKDLARGLGRVPMPTALARKYPRADREWGWQWVFPATSHYRDRETGIEHRHHLHKSVVQKAVRAAARGVGIAKHVTSHTFRHSFATHLLEDGYDIRTVQELLGHEDVRTTMIYTHVLNRGGLGVYSPLDRIARPRRADPA